From Vanessa tameamea isolate UH-Manoa-2023 chromosome 26, ilVanTame1 primary haplotype, whole genome shotgun sequence, one genomic window encodes:
- the LOC113393484 gene encoding uncharacterized protein LOC113393484 isoform X1 encodes MPHILLNGSWRTYFSVIVKEARVCSHILKSTEHLALRARMSVLNQSGEEQVECPLCMEPLEVDDLHFYPCTCGYQICRFCWNRIREGENGLCPACRKAYPENPADFTPLSQEQVAAIKTEKKAREQKRRNKTLESRRALANVRVVQNNLVFVVGLPVRLADPEILKRQEYFGKYGKIHKVVINQSTAYAGSQGPSASAYVTYVSPADALRAIQGVNNVTLDGRVLKGSLGTTKYCANFMKNMPCPKPDCMYLHELGDPKASFTKEEMHAGLHQVYERRLHQQLLQAQRDRPDDKHAQDGNSSTNAEKGSSKDGNQSNFIPTTVITSSQINIVSTSKSKKDSVNGNGNSNGSSSSNSSTNGTSVGKEAWPSLGSSPPADSPARKQNSPKPHTVKSQENGTSESSSPTQLQTQQSQTKHSKENHTDSKPSRSNKDSNNTNGQPSKKSKSESKSKQKNSNSIINETSETEIVDSKPEQTSPNSTQTQQNSVFDNDTQSYLSNELDELESDRHSLLENHDLLDNSDHSLLDDDNTHNLLNDANNEVMMMQRHREMLAGLVDNNHLLPQMKTPLVNGYGLLDRDTMSYLGNDRQISQINHGLMDQKEMLLRERSRSSLLMRQNEMLARQHNVMVEPKHYVPNSSIGLESASELLGANFHPNHNMLPPFGMRVDNSMGSSSLGNTITNTLTANSLSNPISANTLANSMGTNSLAANSMGSSMGSSMGGFMLHTQQMPQMQNSQMQSGLVNGFDTPQSASEGRYQAETMDKFFTDFHKAQQMRLLLARGEERRLERDLPPHAMLSAERLEMEHKHRMSNMRANDVSACGGGAGAAGGRAAGDGDDDLDFDPFKETQKAFAEMMETEVKHNTISSGDNMDCVRRSRLPPPGFSHMNAFGIGVPRHQTHHQSYNSNNAMFSDWTQMDPAIMSTSVNFGKAPPAQGTLSQQQQELFARFNHLQVQPNGVKLPQWPQQKMWPLQHGAPYNAIPLPPGFAPAKNAQHPAECIDAK; translated from the exons ATGCCACATATTCTTTTGAATGGCAGCTGGCGGACGTACTTTAGCGTAATA GTAAAAGAGGCACGGGTTTGTTCACATATACTGAAAAGTACAGAACATTTAGCTCTTAGGGCTAGGATGTCAGTGTTGAATCAGAGTGGAGAAGAGCAG GTGGAATGTCCCCTGTGTATGGAACCCTTGGAAGTGGACGATCTCCACTTCTATCCGTGCACATGTGGTTATCAA ATATGCAGGTTTTGCTGGAATCGTATTCGGGAGGGCGAGAATGGCCTTTGTCCAGCTTGTCGGAAGGCCTATCCGGAAAACCCGGCAGATTTCACTCCTCTCAGTCAAGAACAG GTGGCCGCGATAAAGACGGAGAAGAAAGCTCGCGAGCAGAAGCGACGCAACAAGACTCTCGAGTCTCGGCGAGCGCTCGCGAACGTTCGTGTGGTCCAGAACAACCTCGTGTTCGTCGTCGGCCTACCCGTGCGTCTCGCCGACCCCGAG ATCCTAAAGCGGCAAGAGTACTTTGGCAAATACGGCAAAATTCACAAAGTAGTTATAAACCAAAGTACTGCATACGCAGGGTCACAG GGTCCGTCCGCGTCGGCGTACGTGACGTACGTGTCCCCGGCGGACGCGCTGCGCGCCATCCAGGGCGTCAACAACGTGACGCTGGACGGGCGCGTGCTGAAGGGCTCGCTCGGCACCACCAAGTACTGCGCCAACTTCATGAAGAACATGCCCTGTCCCAAGCCCGACTGCATGTACCTGCACGAGCTGG GAGATCCAAAGGCATCGTTCACGAAAGAAGAGATGCATGCCGGACTGCACCAGGTCTACGAGCGGCGCCTTCATCAGCAACTGTTGCAGGCGCAGCGAGACCGCCCCGACGACAAGCACGCGCAAGATG GTAATTCTAGTACGAATGCAGAAAAAGGCAGTTCTAAAGATG gTAATCAATCGAACTTTATACCGACAACAGTGATCACATCGTctcaaataaatatagtcaGCACATCTAA ATCAAAGAAAGATTCGGTAAATGGTAACGGCAACAGTAACGGCAGTAGCAGCAGCAATAGTAGCACTAATGGCACAAGTGTTGGCAAAGAGGCTTGGCCCAGCCTTGGATCGTCACCACCCGCAGACAGCCCCGCCCGGAAACAGAACAGTCCCAAGCCGCATACAG TTAAGTCACAAGAAAATGGCACATCAGAATCGTCCAGTCCAACGCAGCTACAAACACAACAGTCTCAAACAAAACATAGCAAAGAAAATCACACAGACAGCAAGCCAAGCAGAAGTAATAAGGACAGCAATAACACAAATGGACAGCCTAGCAAGAAAAGCAAATCAGAAAGCAAATCAAAACAGAAGAAtagtaatagtattataaatgaaacaagCGAAACAGAAATTGTCGATAGCAAACCAGAACAGACTAGTCCAAATAGTACGCAGACACAGCAAAACTCAGTCTTCGATAACGACACACAGAGCTATTTATCAAATGAATTAGATGAATTGGAATCAGATAGACACAGCCTGTTGGAAAACCACGATTTATTAGACAACAGCGATCACAGCCTACTAGACGACGATAATACACACAATCTACTAAATGATGCCAATAACGAAGTTATGATGATGCAAAGGCATAGAGAAATGCTCGCAGGGCTAGTCGATAATAACCATTTATTGCCTCAAATGAAAACCCCACTAGTGAATGGTTACGGGTTGTTAGACAGGGATACAATGAGTTATCTAGGTAATGATAGGCAGATTAGTCAAATTAACCATGGTCTGATGGACCAGAAGGAAATGCTGCTCAGAGAACGCAGTCGGAGCAGCCTGCTAATGAGACAGAACGAAATGCTGGCTAGGCAGCATAATGTAATGGTGGAACCAAAGCATTATGTGCCAAATTCTAGTATAGGACTTGAGTCTGCTAGTGAATTATTAG GTGCTAATTTTCATCCAAATCACAATATGCTTCCACCGTTCGGTATGAGAGTAGACAATTCAATGGGCTCAAGCTCTTTAGGGAACACAATAACAAACACACTAACCGCAAACTCCTTGTCTAATCCTATTTCCGCAAATACATTGGCGAACTCTATGGGCACGAACAGTTTAGCTGCAAATTCAATGGGAAGTTCCATGGGCAGTTCTATGGGTGGGTTCATGTTGCACACACAGCAGATGCCGCAGATGCAAAACTCACAGATGCAGAGCGGTCTCGTCAATGGATTCGATACGCCACAGTCTGCT AGCGAAGGTCGTTATCAGGCTGAGACTATGGATAAGTTCTTCACGGACTTCCACAAGGCGCAACAGATGCGGTTGCTGCTGGCTCGAGGCGAAGAGAGGCGTCTCGAACGAGACCTGCCGCCACACGCCATGCTCAGCGCGGAGAGACTTGAGATGGAGCACAAGCACAG AATGAGCAACATGCGTGCAAACGACGTGAGCGCGTGcgggggcggcgcgggcgcggcgggcgggcgCGCGGCCGGCGACGGGGACGACGACCTCGACTTCGACCCCTTCAAGGAGACGCAGAAGGCCTTCGCGGAGATGATGGAGACCGAGGTCAAACACAACACCATCTCCAGCGG TGACAATATGGATTGCGTGCGCCGGTCACGTCTGCCTCCGCCCGGTTTCAGCCACATGAACGCGTTCGGCATCGGAGTACCCCGCCACCAGACACACCATCAaa GTTACAATTCGAACAACGCAATGTTCTCAGACTGGACACAGATGGACCCTGCCATCATGTCGACCTCGGTTAACTTCGGCAAGGCACCGCCAGCGCAGGGGACCCTCAGTCAGCAGCAGCAAGAGCTTTTCGCGCGCTTCAACCACCTGCAAGTGCAGCCCAACGGTGTCAAGCTCCCCCAGTGGCCACAGCAAAAGATGTGGCCCCTACAACACGGCGCGCCCTACAATGCGATCCCCCTGCCCCCGGGCTTCGCCCCAGCTAAGAACGCGCAACACCCCGCCGAGTGCATCGACGCCAAGTAG